From Rhodopseudomonas palustris:
ACATTGCGGCCATGACACGGAAAGACGCGGAACCCAAAAATCTTGCGGCTAAGTTGTGACAAACTGTGGATCGAGCAGCCGCGCGAGCCAGGCCCGCACGTCGCGCGGCTCGTCGAAATGTCCGGCCACGATATCGCTGTGGCGTCCCACCGAAAATGCGAGACCGCGCAGTTCCGGCATGATCGCAAATACCGTTTCGTCGGTGACGTCGTCGCCGAGAAACACCGGCCGGCGACCTTTGAACGGTTCGTGAGTCATCAGTTCGAGCACGCCGGTCGCCTTGGTGACGCCGGCATGCTTGATCTCGCACACCGCCTTGCCGGGCAGCACTTCGAGCGGCGCGTGCGGATTCTCGGCGCGGATCGCAGCGACGGATTCATAGATCGCCTTCTCGGTGTGCGGCGCCAGCCGGTAGTGCAGCGCGAGCGAATAGCCCTTGTCCTCGAGCAGAATGCCGGGGCTGATCCGCGCGATCGCGGCGAGCCGGCTCTTCAACTCGGGATCCAGCGGCGGCACATTGGTCGCGACCCGTTCGGCGCCGGACAACAGCCGCATCTCCGCGCCGTGGCCGCCGACCGCGGGCAGTTTCAACGGCGCGAAGATCAGATCGATATCGTTGATCGAGCGGCCGCTGACCAGCGCCAGCGCGCCGGAGGTGCGCTCGTGCAGGGCGCGCAGCGTCTGCTCGAGTTCCGGCGGCACCCAGACTTCGCGCGGCGTCGGCGCGAGGTCGAGCAGCGTGCCGTCGATATCGAGCAGCAGCGCGCATTGGTCGAGATGCGGCACCAGCGCGCTCGGCACCGGTACGGAATTGGTGGTCGGCCGCGGGGCGTCGTCGGCGAGATTCGAAGTCATCGGTTTCCCTCTACAGCGGCCAGCGGCCGCGCTACTTGTTCCAGCGACCTGCGTTCGGCCGCCACACCATAACGCCAACCGACCATTGCGGCGACGATCATCAGACTCGCGCCGAGCAGATAGCCGGCGAACACGGTGGTACGCGACCCGGTATCGATCAGCGCGCCGAAC
This genomic window contains:
- the otsB gene encoding trehalose-phosphatase yields the protein MTSNLADDAPRPTTNSVPVPSALVPHLDQCALLLDIDGTLLDLAPTPREVWVPPELEQTLRALHERTSGALALVSGRSINDIDLIFAPLKLPAVGGHGAEMRLLSGAERVATNVPPLDPELKSRLAAIARISPGILLEDKGYSLALHYRLAPHTEKAIYESVAAIRAENPHAPLEVLPGKAVCEIKHAGVTKATGVLELMTHEPFKGRRPVFLGDDVTDETVFAIMPELRGLAFSVGRHSDIVAGHFDEPRDVRAWLARLLDPQFVTT